Genomic window (Polaribacter batillariae):
TAAATCAAATACATAACCTGTTTTTTTATCTATCTCTCCTGTTAAAGAAACAATTAATTCGTAGTTGTGTCCATGAAAATTCGGATTGCTACATTTATTAAAAATTTTAAAGTTTTTCTCGTCACTCCAATCTTTTCTATACAATCTATGTGCAGCATTAAAATGCGCTTTTCTATGAACAGTAACTCTAGGCATTTGTAAGTTTTTCGTAAGATTTATCAAAAATTATTTTAAACCACTCTGTATAAATTTCAGGATTTTTTTCCATATCTTTTTTTACAGCCTCTAAAGTCATCCACTTATAATCTTCAACTTCGTTTTTATTAATATTGGGTGCATTGTCGAACTTACCAACCATTACATGGTCCAATTCATGCTCTGTTAATCCATTATCAAAAGGAGCTTTGTAGATAAAAGAAAAAACTTCTTTTAAATCTGTGGTAAAGCCCATTTCTTCTTGCAACCTTCTTTTTCCTGCCTCTAAATTACTTTCTCCATCTCTTTGGTGCGAGCAACAAGTATTGGTCCACAATAATGGCGAATGATACTTAGAAGCTGCTCTTTGTTGCAACATTAACTCTCCTTTTTCATTAAACACAAATACAGAAAACGCTCTGTGCAACAATGCTTTTTCGTGTGCTTCTATTTTTTCCATTAAACCAATTGGTTGGTCGTTTGTATCTACTAAAATTACCTGTTCTTTCATATTTTACAAAAATAAGGAATGAAGTTACAATAATCCACAAAAATCCAATAAAAGCAATTAAATTTTTCTTTTCTTTATTTCGATGATTTATCTTTGAGACATCAAAAAAAATACTTTTTATGAAAATTTACATCAAACTTTTTTTAGTTATTTTCTTAGTTTCTCTTTATCAATGTAAAGAAGAAAAAAAAGAGAATGAAAAAAAAGAAGTAATCTTAAAAAAAGAAAAAAAGGTTTTAGAAAAAAAAGTAGAAAAACGTTGGGACAGTTTAAACAAAGATAATGTAGAAGCCTTTTTTACCGAATATGGCAAGCAACACAAAGAAAACAAGGTAATTATTAAAACCAAATTTGGCAATATTAAATTGAGGTTGTACGACGATGTGCCTATCCATAGAGCCAACTTTATCTTTTTAACAAAACTAAAATATTTTAATACGACCGAAATTTATAGAGTGGCCAAAAACTTTGTAATACAAGGCGGAAATTCCGATGAAACATATACAGTAAAACAAAGAAGATTCTATGGAAACTACCCAATAAAACCAGAATTTAAAAGCCATAGAAAACACAAATACGGAGCATTAGGTGCTGCAAGAGATTGGGAGAACAATCCGAATAAACTATCTAACCCTTTTGAGTTTTACATCGTACAAAATAGAAATGGAGCACATCATTTAAACAACGAACATACCGTTTTTGGTGAAGTAATTTCTGGTTTCGATACGATGGATAAAATTTCTAGAGTTAAAGTGGGTGTAGATGAATGGCCAGAAGAAGATATTAAAATGACGATTGAGGTTTTAGAGGATTTTTAGATTTTTTTTAATACAGATTTCACAAATTTTTATGGATTTTTGCGGTTTGTTTCGCAGAGTTGTTTTAAAAAAATGTCTGAAAACAAAAAGATTGTGGATAAATCTACTATTTGTAAATGCTTCACTGAAGGTTTTAAGGAACTGCTGTCCGATAAAAAACCTGCATAACACTTATTTAGCTTAGTGTAAATATCTGCAAATACAACGCTATCACTTGCAGCGTTACAAATTGTGTGGGTGTTAGTTTCTGTAAGGTTTTTACACAGTTTCCACACAATTTCCATTCAGTTTGTCATGCTGAAAGCATCGTTTCTAGTTTGTGTGAGACGCTTGCAGCGTGACAAACTGTGTGGATGTACGTTTTTTTAGGGTTTTCAAACAATTCTCAAACAATTCCCATCCTTTTTGTTATGCTGAAAGCATCGTCTCCAG
Coding sequences:
- the idi gene encoding isopentenyl-diphosphate Delta-isomerase, which translates into the protein MKEQVILVDTNDQPIGLMEKIEAHEKALLHRAFSVFVFNEKGELMLQQRAASKYHSPLLWTNTCCSHQRDGESNLEAGKRRLQEEMGFTTDLKEVFSFIYKAPFDNGLTEHELDHVMVGKFDNAPNINKNEVEDYKWMTLEAVKKDMEKNPEIYTEWFKIIFDKSYEKLTNA
- a CDS encoding peptidylprolyl isomerase — encoded protein: MKIYIKLFLVIFLVSLYQCKEEKKENEKKEVILKKEKKVLEKKVEKRWDSLNKDNVEAFFTEYGKQHKENKVIIKTKFGNIKLRLYDDVPIHRANFIFLTKLKYFNTTEIYRVAKNFVIQGGNSDETYTVKQRRFYGNYPIKPEFKSHRKHKYGALGAARDWENNPNKLSNPFEFYIVQNRNGAHHLNNEHTVFGEVISGFDTMDKISRVKVGVDEWPEEDIKMTIEVLEDF